The Niastella koreensis GR20-10 genome includes a window with the following:
- a CDS encoding helix-turn-helix domain-containing protein, whose product MSVTICHKTNPDFDFKTLFRWFIGKEVYTFYRFLPVLSVRNFGRVSHDKIGLAFDLMVPTINTISMNEELKLIQQKLDTLITKLDKIQSRLSFQEINSPPLSLQEAATYLHLSVSRVYSLVYAGRLQTLQHTKRGRHLFSKEHLNQYLYEK is encoded by the coding sequence ATGTCAGTGACAATATGCCACAAAACAAACCCGGATTTTGATTTTAAGACTTTATTTAGATGGTTTATTGGTAAAGAAGTTTACACTTTTTATCGCTTTTTACCAGTTCTTTCCGTTAGAAATTTTGGTCGAGTTAGCCATGACAAAATAGGCCTGGCATTTGATCTTATGGTACCAACTATAAATACCATATCTATGAATGAAGAATTAAAGCTTATCCAGCAGAAGTTAGACACATTGATTACCAAACTGGATAAAATCCAGTCAAGACTATCCTTCCAGGAAATCAACTCACCGCCACTTTCATTACAGGAAGCTGCAACTTACCTGCACCTGTCTGTATCAAGAGTTTATTCTTTGGTATATGCAGGAAGGCTACAAACACTACAACATACAAAACGGGGAAGGCATCTCTTTTCTAAAGAACATTTAAACCAATATTTATATGAAAAATAA
- a CDS encoding HEPN domain-containing protein, which translates to MNTPLNKRILSNWPVWHQQPFRLTCNEINNPHHILKEFFTWYTLSDIRLCLKEWLTDALRAEDVEALEYVTLHDNIEKLIEAAWVILGNESVEAIDTEDDTKTETPIISTDPEVFQPEADPLERIIDITVKITEAEKIFLLDAQGIDNAGHAAQYDLLILLPGKSQQAHKELQEAIEAACKGIADVMISFSKAIEIYRLIKEGHIFFSFACTADNLIYDDGRFPLPIPAITDLAAIKTKAQEDFNKTFHLAQLFYEGAGYFHLKQDNGLTAFMLQQATEHCLRAILYALTGHNYVTHNLQRLLRFTRQCAPELQEVFHSGPGENKKLLHLLYKAYVHARYKDDFQIEHNQLQSLFRLIQKLHDKTTQVFQEKMDSLTNKFTQHD; encoded by the coding sequence ATGAACACACCATTAAACAAGCGAATATTATCCAATTGGCCAGTTTGGCACCAACAACCTTTCCGGCTCACCTGTAATGAAATAAACAATCCTCATCATATCCTGAAAGAATTCTTCACCTGGTATACTCTATCAGACATCCGTTTGTGCCTCAAGGAATGGCTAACCGATGCTCTACGTGCAGAAGATGTGGAGGCCCTGGAGTATGTCACCCTGCACGATAATATTGAAAAGCTGATTGAAGCAGCGTGGGTAATTCTTGGAAATGAGTCCGTAGAGGCAATAGATACTGAAGATGATACAAAAACAGAAACACCTATCATTTCAACCGATCCTGAAGTATTTCAACCGGAAGCAGATCCCCTGGAAAGGATTATTGACATTACTGTTAAAATAACTGAGGCTGAAAAGATATTCCTATTGGATGCCCAGGGAATCGATAACGCTGGCCATGCTGCCCAGTATGATCTCTTGATATTGTTACCCGGAAAGTCACAACAAGCTCATAAAGAACTTCAGGAAGCCATTGAAGCTGCATGCAAGGGTATTGCAGATGTTATGATCAGCTTTTCGAAAGCAATCGAAATTTACAGGTTAATCAAAGAAGGGCATATCTTCTTTTCATTTGCTTGCACTGCTGATAACCTGATATATGATGATGGCCGGTTTCCATTGCCCATTCCAGCCATTACTGATTTAGCGGCCATCAAAACCAAAGCTCAAGAGGATTTTAATAAAACGTTTCACCTTGCTCAGCTATTCTATGAGGGGGCTGGTTATTTCCATCTGAAACAAGATAATGGCCTGACTGCTTTTATGCTGCAACAGGCGACCGAACATTGCCTTCGTGCCATCCTGTATGCACTCACTGGCCATAATTACGTGACCCATAATCTGCAAAGGCTACTTCGTTTCACCAGGCAATGCGCTCCTGAATTGCAGGAAGTTTTTCATTCCGGCCCAGGGGAAAACAAAAAACTGCTCCATCTTTTGTATAAGGCCTATGTACATGCGAGATATAAGGATGACTTTCAAATTGAGCATAATCAATTACAGTCATTATTCCGTCTCATACAGAAGCTTCATGACAAGACAACACAGGTTTTTCAGGAAAAAATGGATTCCTTAACCAATAAGTTTACCCAACATGACTGA
- a CDS encoding helix-turn-helix domain-containing protein, translating to MTENIFMRYFREKNNLSQEAVANALHISKEQYAELEAGKSILKFETAKHLDAFFKSETCYFYILGLQNQLMATQDELIVLLKKQAVENGELSEEEASNLNAIGESSELEKIPELLLEKAAQNPTQVIQEVFKVRDIDSIRDDTWNWMKAAIANNKSSCEEENVRLTLMTFYKDLLVLLEAIHLINERGKWENAVGDRESMDAHPTTQSQDQPRDLVYEQVMNPEQVLKSFYEKYTLKQIRFLFWNWLDAGISNEGVGYDDGIERSFLLLLYEHIYCLVEAAYYLNDNATRS from the coding sequence ATGACTGAAAATATTTTCATGCGCTATTTCCGCGAAAAGAACAATCTAAGCCAGGAAGCGGTCGCCAATGCTTTACATATTTCCAAAGAGCAATATGCCGAATTGGAAGCAGGCAAATCCATTCTTAAATTTGAAACGGCTAAACACCTGGATGCCTTCTTCAAAAGCGAAACCTGTTATTTCTATATTCTTGGCCTGCAAAATCAATTAATGGCTACCCAGGACGAATTGATTGTATTATTAAAAAAGCAGGCAGTCGAGAACGGAGAATTGAGTGAGGAAGAAGCAAGCAATTTAAATGCAATAGGCGAATCCAGTGAGCTTGAAAAAATACCGGAGCTTCTTTTGGAAAAAGCCGCTCAAAATCCTACCCAGGTTATTCAGGAAGTCTTTAAAGTACGGGATATTGATTCTATTCGTGATGATACCTGGAATTGGATGAAAGCAGCTATTGCCAATAATAAAAGTAGTTGTGAAGAAGAGAACGTTCGTTTAACGTTAATGACTTTCTATAAAGATTTACTTGTATTACTGGAAGCCATACACTTGATAAATGAAAGAGGCAAATGGGAAAATGCTGTTGGAGATAGGGAATCAATGGATGCACACCCTACGACACAATCCCAGGATCAACCTCGTGATTTGGTTTACGAACAAGTAATGAATCCTGAACAGGTTCTTAAATCTTTTTATGAAAAATATACTTTAAAACAGATACGCTTTTTATTTTGGAACTGGTTAGATGCTGGTATTTCAAACGAAGGTGTCGGATATGACGATGGAATTGAACGTTCTTTCCTACTGTTACTATATGAACACATCTATTGTTTGGTGGAAGCAGCTTATTATCTCAATGACAACGCAACCCGTTCCTGA
- a CDS encoding DUF4337 domain-containing protein, with the protein MSEIAETIQEPLEQADKSKINSMVALFVAITATFMALCNVKDGNVVQAMSQAQAHSIDAWSYFQAKSTKQSLAENTLEMLKLQTPRANDSLIKKYEDQIARYEKEKNEIKAQAEGFTKEYDDINLFDDQFDMTDALLTIAIAMFGITALTQKKWLLYFSGAVSLLGIILGLAAFLKISLHSDLISKILG; encoded by the coding sequence ATGAGCGAGATAGCAGAAACAATTCAGGAGCCTCTTGAGCAGGCAGACAAAAGTAAGATCAATTCAATGGTTGCGCTTTTCGTGGCAATAACCGCAACCTTTATGGCCCTTTGCAATGTAAAAGATGGAAATGTGGTTCAGGCCATGTCGCAGGCCCAGGCGCACAGTATCGATGCCTGGTCATATTTTCAGGCAAAGAGTACAAAACAGTCGCTTGCCGAAAATACCCTCGAAATGCTTAAACTTCAAACCCCCAGGGCTAATGATTCACTGATCAAAAAGTATGAAGACCAAATAGCCAGGTATGAAAAAGAAAAGAATGAAATAAAAGCCCAGGCGGAGGGTTTTACAAAGGAATATGACGATATCAACCTTTTTGATGACCAGTTTGACATGACGGATGCATTGCTAACTATAGCAATCGCCATGTTTGGTATTACGGCTTTAACCCAAAAAAAGTGGCTGCTTTATTTTTCAGGTGCAGTAAGCTTATTGGGGATCATTCTGGGACTGGCCGCTTTTCTGAAGATTAGTTTGCATTCGGATCTTATATCTAAAATACTCGGTTAG